TGGCGGTGGCCGGCTGGCGCCTGCGCCGCGGCCTGAGCTAAAGGCCTGAGGACGGCTAGCGGACCCGGGGGATCCGAGGGATGGGTCCCCCGGGCCGCCTTTTTATGGGGGGCCTGTGAGGCCTCAGTGGTGGGAGGAGGTCTGTGCCTCGCGACGGGGGCGGTGGGGCTCGTAGCCCACCAGGCGGCGCAGGCCGGCCAGGAGAAGCCCCAAAAAGGCAGCCCCCGCGGCGGCGATGGCCGTCAGGAGGGGGTAGCGGAGGAGGTCGGGGCGGGCGGCACCCACACCCACCTGGAAGGAGAGAGAGCCAGTGGTGGGCTCTCCCGTGGCCTGGGAACGCACCTGGAAGAAGACCGAGAACCGGCCCTTGGACCCTTGCGGCCACTGGGGCGTCAGCAGCAGGCAGGTGGCGTCCTGGCTGAAGGCGATGGTAGCGGGCAAGGGAGTGCCCAGGGCATCAGTGACGGATGCCCTGTACTGGGATGGGCTGGCGTGGGCCAGGGGCTCGCTGAAGCAGAGGCGGACCACGGGGGGAGGCTGGCCGAGGCGGGAGTCAGGGCCAGGATAGGAGCTCACAAGGGTGGGCTGAGCCGAGGCCTGGGGAGGGGAGAGGGAGGCCCACAGCCCCAGGGAGGCGATAGCGGCGGGTAAGAGCAGCTTGCGCATCCTCTTCCTCCTTCAAGGGCCTTATATTACCAGGACGTGGGCCTTAGCGATAGGTTCCTTGTGAATGAGGGGAGGGCTTGATATAATCGGGTCGGGAACGGCGCCCGGAGCGGGCCTGGCCCCTTCGGGCGCCGTCCGCCAAAAGAGGCGATGAAGGCCGCTGCCGTAAGGACATCATCCAAAGGTAGGGACATGGTTGCTCCCCTCTCGCCGCGGTATCGGCGTGTGGTGGCCAAGGTGGGCACCAACGTCCTCACCGCCGGGGGCGACCGTCTGGACCTGGAGGTTATGGCGTCCCTGGTGGGGCAGGTGGCCCGCCTGCGGGAACAGGGTGTGCAGGTGGCCATGGTCTCCTCGGGGGCCATCGCCGCCGGTCGCCACCGGCTAGGGGTGAAAGGGGAGGCGCGGGATGTGCCGCAGAGGCAGGTACTGGCGGCCGTGGGCCAGCCCGACCTTATGTACGCCTATCAGCAGCTCTTCGCCTGGCACGGCATCACCATAGCCCAGACCCTCCTGTCCCGCCGCGACCTGAGCGACAGACAAGGGTACCTCAATGCTCGCAATACCCTCATGGCCCTGCTGCAACTGGGTGTGGTCCCCATCGTCAACGAGAACGA
The window above is part of the Dehalococcoidia bacterium genome. Proteins encoded here:
- a CDS encoding copper resistance protein CopC — protein: MRKLLLPAAIASLGLWASLSPPQASAQPTLVSSYPGPDSRLGQPPPVVRLCFSEPLAHASPSQYRASVTDALGTPLPATIAFSQDATCLLLTPQWPQGSKGRFSVFFQVRSQATGEPTTGSLSFQVGVGAARPDLLRYPLLTAIAAAGAAFLGLLLAGLRRLVGYEPHRPRREAQTSSHH